Proteins encoded within one genomic window of Ostrinia nubilalis chromosome 5, ilOstNubi1.1, whole genome shotgun sequence:
- the LOC135071807 gene encoding probable chitinase 10 isoform X2 — translation MGRITWCVLVFCATTWASPHSDVSEFLRSAVETVPQHDPIAAPIRSSVESIPLRSLREEGEGRLPLRDAVEKRPISLIDENSFSLKTVEDEEPDNNDDTFVELKKFYGAASYLNTKNDERLQHGNENLQEMQQTSGATDRRMVVCYMQSWAAYRAPPLAFTAGLVPRSCTHLHYAFAAIHPHTYAVLPANEDYDIIKGGYRIATGLKRRLQGLKVMISVGGEGTDRLFSELVQEPNRRSLFIDSAVDFLREHDFDGLDLHWVYPGERDEREKELLTSLLYELREKFSSYGLLLSTVLPPFRYQIEDGYDLSAVSGATDYTILQAWDMTHGKKDEPPARALHHSTLHRDPGAASRDQRYDNIEFMVKYIIRHGMAADKLVLGVPLFGRSYTLAASTLPSPGAPVSGWGEEGQYTQTKGMLSYFEICMKERMGDGVVAFDEAGNSFALFDNQWVSFDSQSTVLEKMRFVISTGLAGAAAWSVDMDDFRGLCGTPFPILSTISTSLNGESIQSDQSTLKIGFCESDTPYLASDEESCAHFHFCAGGINYRMLCEEDRLYDPSTGFCGHLDVAKCIPGQSLRISVQEAERYLSQAYETDFEWNGQSIKDIQAAQLLSNDVDTKKNKESDKKVVCYMTSWAFYRRGEGKFVPEHIDSRLCTHVVYAYASLSPDELIAKEFDPWADLTNNLYERVTSLKDVKVLLGLGGWTDSAGDKYSRLVSSDSARSKFIQKLIPFLRMHNFNGLHLDWNYPVCWQSNCKKGAASDKANYAMFVQELSKALHAAGMELGVALSGYKEVIDSAYDLPAISRAADFMSTMTYDYHGGWESSTGHHTPLVPAPGDALAYYSIEYAIKALLKGGADPKKLLLGLSFYGQSYRLAKVEGSKNPGAPAGGPGEPGEFTKQPGMLAYYEICYRVKNLRWATGRQANAGPYAYSDSQWVGYDDPKSITEKVEWAMRQGLGGVTAWAIDLDDFNNRCCAEPSPLLRAAGRALGRSVPAPGAECERPPQPVTPAPPTTTTAQADGSLGGGDHSGHDHGQHTSTTWGWVPSSTTPTSAQTWWPPATTPSTTTTTKATTTTTTTTTTRRPTAAPVRPPPDAGGLEGTSCTAGEYRAAPGDCGGYLQCEGGQWRKQRCAPGLHWAASAHRCDWPSFAKCTEESSSNEASTATSTLAPMTSRPPPRPSTTTRRTTTSTTTTTTTTTTTTPRPTTTRKPTTTSRPSAPSSSEEVSDGKPCNNQGYKPASDCNSYLHCDGNMWIKQQCAPGLHWSPTENQCDWPKYAKCKVSASTPTTSAPRPTYPSPKPTSLIPSGDNPFEDGQCGSNDVHAPAKSCDSYLLCVGGRWRKQLCPPGLHWDKRTSRCDWVEFAMCQEDKPSATKSPIAQSTITTTTTTTRRPKTTTTTTRRPVSAAIEESHRPSTGCITGTYYPHPKCEKFFVCVNNLMVAQSCAPGLVWNAERSQCDFPSSVSCSDRRQVMSAAMTDASGESTSMQLNDEVPLYCDNGQYAMLPTDCTRYRHCIFGKFEEFSCSAGLHWNQEKQICDWPSNAKCKAKGTTKPKPTAAPKPESSTRPTKPTKPVYIDNEDHLPEPSPTKPIASAPPTGTLPDLPSKPSLLNSRYKLVCYYTNWSWYRPGIGKYSPEDIDPSLCTHIVYGFAVLGNDGLMTAHDTWSDYDNRFYERVVEYKRYGIKVSLALGGWNDSAGDKYSKLVNDPAARAKFVQHAVAFLEKYGFDGLDLDWEYPKCWQVDCSKGPDSDKQGFADLVHELSAVLKPKGLLLSAAVSPNKMVIDAGYDVPVLARLLDWIAVMTYDYHGQWDKKTGHVAPLYYHPDDDTTYFNANYTIHYWMEKGTPASKIVMGMPMYGQSFTIGDKWDSPREQWRKDANGLNIPVSDGGEPGEYTRAKGFLAYYEICDRIRNSGWTVVKDPYQRMGPYAYKGNQWVSFDDVEIIKKKVNFIKSLNLGGGMIWALDLDDYRNRCGQGKHPLLNAIKSELLNPKIEMEKEMQQKPHKPIYEPPNNIDDDLDDIQVPIYHRPTSRPTSQTSIMTTTTKKPVMVAAPVKEERFKVVCYYTNWAWYRPDNGKYTPGDINPELCTHIIYAFAVLDKEELVIKSHDIWLDVENKFYEKVTALKSHGVKVLLGLGGWDDSAGDKYSRLVNNVSARRKFVVHAVDFLEQYGFDGLDLDWEYPKCWQVECEKGPDSDKQGFADLVKELRKAFNRRGMLLSAAVSASKRVIDYAYNVPALSMNLDWISLMTYDYHGQWDKKTGHVAPMYVHDKDTDNTFNVNFTVNYWINKGADRKKLVVGVPFYGQSFSVVEGAGTGLGAPTYAGGEAGDETRARGFLSFYEICERVKVKGWKVHRDPGGRIGPYATHDDQWVSFDDDFMARHKAEYVRAMELGGSMAWSLDLDDFTGKYCGCGKAPLLTTINHVLRGKEAPPPCILEELHESSPMAVPGVPSQPEVPEPEEKPMIIDTDRHQHVEHVEPSGISLDGKACSGAIFRADESNCANYYLCVGKRYMQLTCPAPLVWNQNHCDWPEKSQCKGKTHLRIRDEMEPVVQEKPILACYFTNWAYYRHGNGSFGPEQVDPSMCTHIVYAWAHLDPATYKLVPGNPELDIDNDFYGKMTELRMKGVKVIIGAGGLEDSEDEKWVEMSSSPESIDVFVESVLKFLNRWNFDGLQIAWQYPVCKQIPCTDFDITEKDNFSLLIAKLSKTLHQHNFELSALVSSSPEVAALAYDPEVLTATVDWIALAANDYYASTSGRTSYLVPLESIEMAGINSFNSSLAYWSSVVPAEKLVIGVPAYARSYTLRSTAHKHIQSPVTGPGIPGHFTRVPGFLAFYELCPGSKCSSWEETRTEDGTFAVHRSQWASYLRPEEIHRVGASAATAGLRGAALWALDLDDFRALCSCEPNPLLAALRQGLLDPNIPPTLCNSE, via the exons TGCGTGCTAGTGTTTTGCGCAACCACATGGGCATCTCCACATTCAGACGTGTCAGAGTTCCTCCGGAGTGCAGTGGAAACAGTCCCCCAACATGACCCCATTGCTGCACCCATAAGATCCTCCGTGGAGAGCATACCGCTCAG GAGTCTTCGTGAAGAAGGAGAAGGGAGGCTGCCGCTCCGAGATGCAGTGGAAAAACGACCAATTTCGTTAATTGATGAGAATTCGTTTTCGTTAAAAACGGTTGAG GACGAGGAACCGGATAACAACGACGACACCTTCGTAGAGCTCAAAAAATTTTACGGAGCCGCTAGTTATCTAAACAC CAAAAACGATGAACGACTACAACATGGCAATGAAAACTTACAAG AAATGCAACAAACTAGTGGGGCAACGGATCGTCGCATGGTGGTGTGTTACATGCAGTCCTGGGCAGCGTACCGGGCGCCGCCGTTGGCATTCACCGCTGGCTTGGTTCCACGTTCCTGCACACATCTGCATTATGCCTTTGCGGCTATACACCCCCACACATATGCGGTACTACCGGCCAACGAAGACTatgatattattaaag GTGGTTACCGCATCGCGACTGGCTTGAAACGCCGACTTCAAGGGCTCAAAGTCATGATCAGCGTGGGCGGCGAGGGCACGGACCGGCTGTTTAGCGAGCTCGTTCAAGAACCCAACAGGCGCAGCCTGTTTATTGACAGTGCTGTCGACTTCTTGAGGGAACACGACTTCGACggacttgaccttcattgggtTTATCCAG gcgAAAGAGATGAACGCGAAAAAGAACTTCTGACTTCACTACTTTATGAACTCCGCGAAAAGTTTTCATCATACGGACTCCTCCTCTCGACTGTCCTGCCACCGTTTAGATACCAAATCGAAGATGGTTACGATCTGAGCGCTGTCAGTGGGGCGACGGACTACACTATTCTGCAGGCTTGGGATATGACTCATGGAAAGAAAGACGAACCTCCTGCGAGAGCGCTACATCACAGCACTCTACATCGAGACCCTGGCGCGGCATCGCGCGATCAGAGATATGACAACATC gaGTTCATGGTAAAATACATCATCCGCCATGGAATGGCAGCCGACAAACTCGTCCTTGGAGTGCCACTGTTTGGTCGCAGCTACACGTTGGCCGCGTCCACGTTGCCTTCCCCGGGGGCGCCAGTCAGCGGTTGGGGCGAAGAAGGGCAATACACACAAACAAAGGGAATGTTATCGTACTTTGAG ATATGTATGAAAGAACGCATGGGCGACGGCGTGGTTGCATTCGATGAAGCTGGCAATTCATTCGCATTATTCGACAACCAATGGGTGTCTTTTGACTCCCAAAGCACGGTTTTGGAAAAG ATGAGATTTGTCATTAGTACTGGACTAGCGGGTGCTGCCGCGTGGTCAGTGGACATGGATGATTTCAGAGGACTGTGTGGTACTCCGTTCCCAATACTGAGCACCATTTCAACGAGCTTGAATG GAGAATCTATACAATCAGACCAATCTACATTGAAAATAGGGTTCTGCGAATCAGACACTCCATACTTGGCATCTGACGAAGAATCCTGTGCACACTTCCACTTCTGTGCAGGTGGTATTAATTACAGAATGCTGTGCGAAGAGGACCGACTGTACGATCCATCTACAGGATTTTGCGG TCATTTAGATGTCGCTAAGTGTATTCCTGGCCAAAGTCTTAGGATCAGCGTGCAAGAAGCAGAGCGCTACCTGTCACAAGCTTACGAGACTGATTTTGAA tggAATGGTCAAAGTATCAAAGACATTCAAGCTGCACAACTGTTGTCAAATGATGTTGACACAAAGAAAA ATAAAGAAAGCGACAAGAAAGTTGTATGCTACATGACTAGCTGGGCATTTTATCGGCGAGGCGAAGGAAAATTCGTCCCAGAACATATTGACTCCAGGCTCTGCACTCACGTGGTGTATGCCTATGCATCCCTTTCTCCTGACGAGCTTATTGCAAAGGAGTTCGACCCATGGGCTGACTTGACCAACA ATTTATACGAACGAGTAACTTCTTTGAAAGACGTCAAAGTGCTCCTTGGATTGGGTGGGTGGACCGACTCGGCTGGTGACAAATACTCCCGCCTGGTCTCCTCGGACTCAGCTCGATCGAAGTTTATACAGAAGCTCATACCTTTCCTGCGCATGCACAACTTCAACGGACTTCACCTAGATTGGAACTACCCCGTGTGCTGGCAGAGCAACTGCAAGAAGGGCGCAGCGTCCGATAAGGCGAATTATGCTATGTTTGTTCAG GAACTATCAAAAGCGCTGCACGCAGCTGGCATGGAGCTCGGGGTAGCTCTGTCAGGGTACAAAGAAGTGATCGACTCGGCGTACGACTTGCCAGCGATATCGAGGGCAGCCGACTTCATGAGCACCATGACGTACGACTACCACGGCGGCTGGGAGTCGAGCACGGGGCATCATACCCCACTTGTTCCTGCGCCCGGCGACGCTCTAGCTTATTACTCcatt GAATACGCTATCAAAGCTCTTCTAAAAGGTGGCGCCGACCCTAAGAAACTGCTCCTAGGATTGTCGTTCTACGGTCAATCATACAGATTAGCCAAGGTAGAAGGCTCGAAGAACCCTGGGGCCCCAGCTGGGGGCCCTGGCGAACCAGGCGAATTCACCAAGCAACCTGGAATGCTGGCCTACTATGAGATTTGTTACAGAG TAAAGAACTTACGTTGGGCAACGGGCCGCCAAGCGAATGCTGGACCTTACGCATATTCCGACAGTCAATGGGTTGGATATGATGATCCCAAGTCGATTACTGAAAAG GTGGAATGGGCAATGCGCCAAGGCTTAGGCGGGGTGACAGCCTGGGCGATAGACTTGGACGACTTTAACAACCGCTGCTGCGCGGAGCCGTCGCCGCTTCTGCGCGCTGCCGGCCGGGCGCTCGGCCGTTCTGTACCCGCGCCAGGCGCCGAGTGCGAGCGCCCGCCGCAGCCGGTCACACCAGCACCTCCTACGACCACCACTGCACAGGCTGATG GATCCCTCGGTGGCGGCGACCACAGCGGCCACGACCATGGTCAACATACGTCGACGACATGGGGCTGGGTGCCCAGCTCGACGACGCCAACCTCCGCGCAGACGTGGTGGCCGCCCGCTACCACGCCCAGCACGACCACCACTACTAaagccaccaccaccaccaccaccaccaccacgacCAGACGACCCACTGCGGCTCCAGTGCGCCCGCCTCCCGATGCAG GCGGTCTAGAAGGCACGTCGTGTACCGCGGGCGAGTACCGCGCAGCGCCGGGCGACTGCGGCGGCTACCTGCAGTGCGAGGGCGGGCAGTGGCGCAAGCAGCGCTGTGCGCCCGGCCTACACTGGGCCGCGTCCGCGCACCGCTGCGACTGGCCCAGCTTCGCCAAGTGCACTG AAGAATCATCTAGCAACGAAGCAAGCACAGCGACCAGTACGCTAGCGCCTATGACGTCACGTCCCCCGCCAAGGCCGTCTACAACTACGAGACGAACTACGACATCTACAACTACAACTACCACTACTACGACAACGACCACGCCTAGGCCTACGACGACTCGTAAGCCTACGACCACGTCCAGGCCTTCTGCGCCGAGCAGCAGCG aAGAAGTTTCGGATGGCAAGCCGTGCAATAACCAAGGTTATAAGCCAGCCAGTGACTGTAACTCATACCTTCACTGTGATGGAAACATGTGGATTAAGCAGCAGTGTGCGCCCGGACTACATTGGAgccccactgaaaaccagtgcGACTGGCCCAAGTACGCCAAATGCAAAG TTTCAGCATCTACACCAACTACATCTGCGCCAAGACCGACTTATCCTTCTCCAAAACCAACGAGTCTGA TTCCATCGGGAGACAATCCGTTCGAAGACGGCCAGTGTGGTTCCAACGACGTGCACGCGCCGGCCAAGTCGTGCGATTCGTACCTGCTGTGCGTGGGCGGCCGCTGGCGGAAGCAACTATGCCCGCCCGGCCTGCACTGGGACAAGCGGACGAGTCGCTGCGACTGGGTCGAGTTCGCTATGTGTCAAGAAG ATAAACCATCGGCAACGAAATCTCCGATAGCACAATCAACGATAACAACGACCACTACTACTACAAGAAGACCTAAAACTACTACAACAACAACTAGAAGACCAGTCTCCGCGGCTATTGAAGAATCGCATAGACCGAGCACG GGTTGCATCACCGGCACGTACTATCCCCATCCGAAATGCGAGAAGTTCTTCGTATGCGTAAACAACTTGATGGTGGCTCAGAGTTGCGCGCCGGGACTGGTATGGAACGCCGAGCGGTCGCAGTGCGACTTCCCTAGTTCGGTCTCCTGCTCCGATAGGAGACAGGTCATGTCTGCAGCTATGACTGACGCCAGTGGAGAATCAACCTCGATGCAGCTCAACGATGAAGTTCCTT TGTATTGTGACAATGGGCAGTACGCAATGCTCCCGACTGACTGCACTCGCTACCGACACTGCATCTTTGGAAAATTTGAAGAATTCTCTTGCAGTGCTGGTCTTCACTGGAATCAG GAAAAACAAATCTGCGACTGGCCGAGCAACGCCAAATGCAAAGCTAAAGGAACCACTAAACCTAAGCCTACTGCAGCGCCAAAACCAGAGTCTTCTACGCGACCCACCAAGCCAACAAAGCCCGTCTACATCGATAACGAGGATCATTTACCGGAGCCAAGTCCGACTAAACCGATCGCGTCAGCACCGCCTACTGGAACTTTACCAGATCTACCCTCAAAGCCGTCCCTGCTGAATT CCCGCTACAAGCTGGTCTGCTACTACACCAACTGGTCGTGGTACCGGCCCGGCATCGGCAAGTACAGCCCCGAGGACATCGACCCGTCGCTCTGCACGCACATCGTATACGGATTCGCGGTCCTGGGCAATGATGGACTCATGACGGCCCACGACACCTGGTCCGACTATGACAACA GATTCTATGAGCGCGTGGTAGAGTACAAACGCTACGGCATTAAAGTCTCCCTGGCCCTTGGTGGGTGGAACGATTCCGCTGGAGATAAGTATTCCAAACTTGTCAACGACCCAGCAGCTCGCGCCAAATTCGTTCAACACGCTGTAGCCTTCCTCGAGAAATACGGATTTGATGGTCTCGACCTCGACTGGGAATACCCTAAGTGCTGGCAG GTCGACTGCTCAAAGGGTCCAGATTCCGACAAGCAAGGTTTCGCAGACTTAGTCCACGAACTATCTGCTGTATTAAAACCTAAGGGACTGCTACTGTCTGCAGCGGTATCTCCCAACAAGATGGTTATAGACGCTGGATATGACGTGCCAGTTTTAGCTCGCCTTCTCGACTGGATCGCTGTCATGACTTACGACTATCACGGCCAATGGGATAAGAAGACTGGTCACGTCGCACCTTTGTACTACCACCCTGATGATGACACCACTTACTTCAATGCT AACTACACAATTCACTATTGGATGGAGAAAGGCACCCCAGCTTCCAAGATCGTTATGGGAATGCCCATGTACGGACAGAGTTTCACAATCGGTGATAAATGGGACTCGCCCAGGGAACAATGGAGAAAGGACGCCAACGGCCTTAATATTCCTGTCTCCGATGGTGGTGAACCAGGAGAATATACAAGGGCTAAAGGCTTCTTAGCTTATTACGAg ATTTGTGACCGCATCAGAAACAGCGGCTGGACTGTCGTTAAAGACCCATACCAACGCATGGGACCTTACGCATACAAGGGCAACCAATGGGTGTCATTTGATGACGTAGAAATCATCAAGAAGaaagtcaacttcatcaaatcccTGAACCTTGGTGGTGGTATGATCTGGGCGCTTGATCTCGACGATTACAGGAATAG GTGCGGCCAAGGAAAACATCCACTTCTCAACGCAATCAAGTCTGAATTACTCAACCCCAAGATAGAAATGGAGAAGGAAATGCAACAAAAACCTCATAAACCTATTTACGAACCTCCAAACAATATTGACGATGACTTGGATGATATTCAGGTGCCAATATACCATAGACCGACCTCTCGCCCGACCAGTCAGACAAGCATCATGACTACTACGACTAAGAAACCAGTTATGGTTGCAGCTCCAGTTAAAGAGGAACGGTTCAAAGTTGTCTGTTACTATACCAACTGGGCTTGGTACAG aCCCGATAACGGAAAGTACACTCCTGGCGATATTAACCCAGAACTGTGCACCCACATCATTTACGCATTTGCAGTACTAGACAAGGAGGAGCTGGTGATAAAGTCACATGATATTTGGCTAGATGTAGAAAATA AGTTCTACGAAAAGGTCACAGCCCTGAAGAGTCACGGTGTAAAGGTGCTTCTCGGTCTGGGCGGTTGGGACGACTCGGCAGGAGACAAGTACTCGCGACTAGTTAACAACGTCTCTGCTAGAAGGAAGTTCGTAGTTCACGCTGTTGATTTCCTCGAACAGTACGGATTCGATGGACTTGACCTCGACTGGGAATACCCTAAGTGCTGgcag GTGGAATGCGAGAAAGGACCCGATTCTGATAAGCAAGGTTTCGCTGATTTGGTTAAAGAATTACGCAAGGCATTCAACCGTCGTGGTATGCTGCTATCTGCTGCAGTTTCTGCTAGCAAGCGTGTCATTGACTATG cTTATAACGTACCAGCTCTATCAATGAATTTGGACTGGATCTCGCTAATGACGTACGACTACCACGGTCAATGGGACAAGAAGACTGGCCATGTCGCGCCTATGTATGTCCACGACAAAGATACCGATAACACATTCAATGTG AACTTCACGGTCAACTACTGGATCAACAAAGGCGCAGATCGCAAGAAGTTGGTTGTGGGCGTTCCATTCTACGGACAATCGTTCTCGGTGGTGGAGGGCGCCGGGACCGGGCTTGGTGCTCCGACGTACGCGGGCGGCGAAGCTGGAGACGAGACTAGGGCTAGAGGCTTCTTGTCGTTCTATGAG ATCTGTGAACGAGTGAAAGTGAAGGGCTGGAAAGTTCACCGCGACCCAGGCGGTCGCATCGGGCCCTACGCTACCCACGACGACCAGTGGGTGTCCTTCGACGACGACTTCATGGCTCGCCATAAAGCCGAATACGTTCGAGCTATGGAACTCGGAGGCAGTATGGCTTGGTCCTTGGATCTAGACGACTTCACCGGCAAATACTGCGGCTGTGGGAAAGCACCACTTCTAACTACCATAAACCATGTGTTGAGGGGAAAGGAAGCTCCACCACCGTGTATTCTTGAAGAAC TCCATGAATCATCGCCAATGGCAGTGCCTGGAGTACCATCTCAACCTGAAGTTCCAGAACCGGAAGAAAAACCAATGATCATTGACACTGATCGTCATCAACACGTCGAACACGTAGAACCTAGT GGCATATCGCTTGACGGTAAAGCATGTTCTGGAGCCATTTTCAGAGCAGATGAGAGCAACTGCGCCAACTATTACTTGTGCGTTGGAAAGAGATACATGCAACTCACATGTCCCGCGCCACTGGTTTGGAACCAG AACCATTGCGACTGGCCTGAAAAATCGCAATGCAAAGGAAAGACACATCTGAGAATCAGAGATGAAATGGAGCCAGTAGTGCAAGAAAAGCCTATACTTGCATGCTACTTCACTAATTGGGCATATTACAG ACATGGCAACGGTAGCTTCGGTCCAGAACAAGTGGACCCATCAATGTGTACACACATCGTGTACGCGTGGGCACACCTTGATCCGGCCACTTACAAATTGGTGCCAGGAAACCCAGAACTGGATATCGATAACG ATTTCTACGGCAAGATGACGGAACTTCGCATGAAGGGAGTGAAGGTGATCATCGGTGCTGGTGGCCTCGAAGACTCGGAAGACGAGAAGTGGGTCGAGATGTCTTCGAGTCCTGAAAGCATTGACGTATTTGTAGAGTCCGTTCTGAAGTTCCTGAACAGATGGAACTTTGACGGCTTGCAGATCGCGTGGCAATATCCTGTCTGCAAACAG ATCCCATGCACAGACTTCGATATCACCGAGAAAGACAACTTCAGTCTCCTCATCGCCAAACTTTCAAAGACTCTTCACCAGCACAACTTTGAGTTGTCCGCCTTGGTTTCTTCATCCCCCGAGGTGGCAGCACTGGCGTACGATCCAGAGGTCCTGACAGCCACGGTCGATTGGATAGCTCTGGCTGCTAACGATTATTATGCTTCTACATCAGGAAGAACTTCCTATTTGGTACCTTTGGAATCCATCGAAATGGCTGGGATTAACAGCTtc AACTCTTCCTTGGCATACTGGTCGAGCGTGGTGCCCGCTGAAAAACTCGTGATAGGCGTCCCGGCTTACGCGCGCTCCTACACGCTACGCAGCACTGCCCACAAGCACATACAGTCGCCCGTCACGGGACCAGGCATCCCCGGGCATTTCACCAGGGTCCCTGGATTCCTTGCTTTCTACGAG CTATGTCCGGGGTCGAAGTGTAGCAGCTGGGAGGAGACTCGTACTGAGGACGGTACGTTCGCTGTGCACCGATCTCAATGGGCCTCGTACTTGCGGCCAGAGGAGATCCATCGGGTGGGAGCGAGCGCCGCGACAGCTGGCCTGAGGGGCGCCGCACTATGGGCACTCGATCTAGACGACTTCCGCGCGCTTTGCTCCTGCGAACCCAACCCTCTATTGGCCGCGCTACGGCAAGGTCTACTCGACCCCAACATACCGCCTACCCTCTGTAACTCAGAATAG